The proteins below come from a single Oxyura jamaicensis isolate SHBP4307 breed ruddy duck chromosome 1, BPBGC_Ojam_1.0, whole genome shotgun sequence genomic window:
- the KCTD14 gene encoding BTB/POZ domain-containing protein KCTD14 isoform X1, with product MSISSEHKPLGKQVTGSLHTVSKLSPIVELNVGGEMYTTTLSTLKKHPGSKLAEMFTGQPKLRRDSEGRFFIDRPGTYFKYILEYLRSNQVPTQCIQDVYKEALFYDIEPLIKQLEDSPQIFGELVARKQFLARVPNYSENIELMIRIARAEAVASRCSGVIVCVVRTEEDAARCQDALNSLDMDKKSVVKFGPWKAAPSISDLLDCIQMDVEAKGYKISFQPHVAEKGFRFKSHDFFYKFLFTWW from the exons ATGAGCATTTCGTCGGAGCACAAGCCCCTCGGGAAGCAGGTCACTGGCAGCCTGCACACGGTGAGTAAG CTGTCACCAATCGTGGAGCTGAACGTCGGTGGGGAGATGTACACGACGACACTCAGCACCTTAAAGAAACACCCTGGCTCCAAGCTGGCAGAGATGTTCACCGGCCAGCCCAAACTGAGGAGAGACTCAGAAGGAAGGTTCTTCATCGACAGGCCGGGGACCTATTTCAAATACATCTTGGAATACCTGCGCAGCAATCAAGTGCCCACCCAGTGCATCCAGGACGTCTACAAGGAGGCGTTGTTCTACGACATCGAGCCTCTAATCAAGCAGCTGGAGGACTCCCCGCAGATCTTTGGGGAACTCGTGGCGAGGAAGCAGTTCCTGGCCCGCGTGCCCAACTACAGTGAGAACATCGAACTGATGATCCGCATCGCGAGGGCAGAGGCGGTTGCGTCCCGCTGCTCCGGCGTCATCGTGTGCGTTGTCAGAACGGAGGAGGACGCAGCCAGGTGTCAGGATGCCTTGAACAGTTTGGACATGGACAAAAAATCCGTGGTGAAATTCGGCCCATGGAAGGCAGCGCCAAGCATTTCTGATTTGCTGGACTGCATTCAAATGGATGTTGAAGCCAAAGGGTACAAAATATCCTTTCAGCCCCACGTTGCTGAGAAAGGTTTTCGCTTCAAATCACACGACTTCTTCTACAAATTCCTGTTCACCTGGTGGTAG
- the KCTD14 gene encoding BTB/POZ domain-containing protein KCTD14 isoform X2, whose translation MSISSEHKPLGKQVTGSLHTLSPIVELNVGGEMYTTTLSTLKKHPGSKLAEMFTGQPKLRRDSEGRFFIDRPGTYFKYILEYLRSNQVPTQCIQDVYKEALFYDIEPLIKQLEDSPQIFGELVARKQFLARVPNYSENIELMIRIARAEAVASRCSGVIVCVVRTEEDAARCQDALNSLDMDKKSVVKFGPWKAAPSISDLLDCIQMDVEAKGYKISFQPHVAEKGFRFKSHDFFYKFLFTWW comes from the exons ATGAGCATTTCGTCGGAGCACAAGCCCCTCGGGAAGCAGGTCACTGGCAGCCTGCACACG CTGTCACCAATCGTGGAGCTGAACGTCGGTGGGGAGATGTACACGACGACACTCAGCACCTTAAAGAAACACCCTGGCTCCAAGCTGGCAGAGATGTTCACCGGCCAGCCCAAACTGAGGAGAGACTCAGAAGGAAGGTTCTTCATCGACAGGCCGGGGACCTATTTCAAATACATCTTGGAATACCTGCGCAGCAATCAAGTGCCCACCCAGTGCATCCAGGACGTCTACAAGGAGGCGTTGTTCTACGACATCGAGCCTCTAATCAAGCAGCTGGAGGACTCCCCGCAGATCTTTGGGGAACTCGTGGCGAGGAAGCAGTTCCTGGCCCGCGTGCCCAACTACAGTGAGAACATCGAACTGATGATCCGCATCGCGAGGGCAGAGGCGGTTGCGTCCCGCTGCTCCGGCGTCATCGTGTGCGTTGTCAGAACGGAGGAGGACGCAGCCAGGTGTCAGGATGCCTTGAACAGTTTGGACATGGACAAAAAATCCGTGGTGAAATTCGGCCCATGGAAGGCAGCGCCAAGCATTTCTGATTTGCTGGACTGCATTCAAATGGATGTTGAAGCCAAAGGGTACAAAATATCCTTTCAGCCCCACGTTGCTGAGAAAGGTTTTCGCTTCAAATCACACGACTTCTTCTACAAATTCCTGTTCACCTGGTGGTAG